CACCGACAACCGGGGGCGGGACATATGGGCCCGCCTGGTGTGGGGCACCAGGCGCTCCCTTTTCCTGGGGATATGGGCCCTCACCCTGGGGACCGTGGCTGGCGCCCTGGTGGGGCTCATCTCCGCCTACTTCTCGGGGTTGTTCGACCTCCTCTTCCAGCGCCTTATGGACGCCATCCAGTCCTTCCCCGCCCTCCTCATCTTGCTGCTGGTGATATCCCTCACGGAACCCTCCTTACGCATCTTGGCCATCGCTCTGGCCTTTGTGGGCATACCTAGCATTCAGCGCATCGTGCGCAGCGTAGTGCTCTCGGTGCGGGAGGAGATGTATGTAGAGGCGGCACGGGTATTGGGGGCCTCCCACTTCCGCATCATGTTCCGTCATATCTTGCCCAACGTGGTGGCCCCCATCATCGTCGTCTTCTCGGTGGGGCTGGGGGCGGTGATCCTAGCTGAGGCGGCCATCTCCTTCGTCTCCCCCTCCTCTGTACCCTTCACGGCCTCCTGGGGCCTTATGCTGGCGGAGGGGCGGACGGTGATGTTCGACCACCCGGGCATGGTGCTGGCTTCGGGCGGGGCCATCGCCTTGGCCGTCATGGGCTTCAACTTGGCCGGCGACGCTTTGCGGGATATCTTGGATCCAAGGATGAGGCTGATATAAAATGAAGGAACCTTTACAGA
The window above is part of the Dehalococcoidia bacterium genome. Proteins encoded here:
- a CDS encoding ABC transporter permease, whose amino-acid sequence is MQGQEATARAGLAMAPPAVVGARPVGLVRGLLRFARRKPLGTFGILVVLAMVVLSLGTPKPKFGLPDLPDRPLGFELGRPWLARYHPDDFFYNRQGRLAVFEGPSWRHWLGTDNRGRDIWARLVWGTRRSLFLGIWALTLGTVAGALVGLISAYFSGLFDLLFQRLMDAIQSFPALLILLLVISLTEPSLRILAIALAFVGIPSIQRIVRSVVLSVREEMYVEAARVLGASHFRIMFRHILPNVVAPIIVVFSVGLGAVILAEAAISFVSPSSVPFTASWGLMLAEGRTVMFDHPGMVLASGGAIALAVMGFNLAGDALRDILDPRMRLI